The proteins below are encoded in one region of Segatella copri:
- a CDS encoding ORF6N domain-containing protein: protein MTDKIEKKESSELTTKSDQLVGVDNIEPLIKIIRGQQVMLDRDLATLYGVETKRLNEQVKRNIKRFPEDFMFQLTKDECLRSQIATLNEGRGQHLKYMPYVFTENGVAMLSSVLRSDTAIEVNIRIMRAFTSMRHFLQNNAEVFQRLFLLEYHQLEMQHIYF, encoded by the coding sequence ATGACAGATAAAATAGAAAAAAAGGAGAGCAGCGAACTGACCACAAAAAGTGACCAGTTGGTTGGTGTTGACAATATAGAGCCTCTAATAAAAATCATTAGAGGACAACAAGTTATGCTTGACCGTGACCTTGCCACACTTTATGGCGTTGAAACAAAGCGTCTTAATGAGCAAGTAAAACGTAATATTAAACGATTTCCTGAAGATTTCATGTTTCAATTGACCAAGGACGAATGTTTAAGGTCGCAAATTGCGACCTTAAACGAAGGACGCGGACAACATTTGAAATACATGCCTTACGTATTTACTGAAAACGGAGTCGCTATGCTTAGTAGTGTTTTACGTTCTGACACTGCGATTGAGGTGAATATTCGAATAATGCGAGCTTTCACTTCAATGCGTCACTTTCTACAGAACAATGCCGAAGTGTTTCAGCGTCTCTTCCTCTTGGAATACCATCAATTGGAAATGCAACATATCTATTTTTGA